The following coding sequences lie in one Scatophagus argus isolate fScaArg1 chromosome 9, fScaArg1.pri, whole genome shotgun sequence genomic window:
- the snx10b gene encoding sorting nexin-10B isoform X2 produces the protein MDNAQVISVWVRDPRIRKNDFWHAYIDYEICLHTDSVCFTKKISSVRRRYSEFVWLRQKLQENSLLMVQLPDLPPKNPFFSLNNAQQITERMKGLQKFLEQILQNPLLLSDSCLHLFLQSQLSVSKMQACAAGRTCYSVAQAVQRCGLRRFHSEEDLQKDLSMSCDSDSDSSECRDPEPGIKDLAINNAGSTASLDLMGTSQEETLSCSFGST, from the exons ATGGACAATGCT CAGGTCATCAGTGTCTGGGTACGAGACCCGCGGATACGAAAGAATGACTTTTGGCATGCCTACATAGACTATGAAATTTGTTTACAT ACCGACAGTGTGTGCTTCACCAAGAAGATCTCAAGTGTGAGGAGGAGATACAGTGAGTTTGTATGGCTCAGACAGAAGCTACAAGAAAATTCATTGCTAAT GGTACAGCTACCAGATCTGCCTCCAAAGAACCCCTTCTTCAGCCTGAACAACGCCCAGCAGATCACTGAGCGGATGAAAGGCCTCCAGAAGTTTTTGGAACA GATCCTCCAGAACCCTCTGCTGTTGTCCGACAGTTGCCTGCATCTTTTCCTGCAGTCACAGCTCAGCGTGTCCAAAATGCAGGCCTGTGCTGCTGGGAGGACCTGTTACTCTGTTGCCCAGGCGGTCCAGCGCTGTGGCCTGAGGCGATTTCACTCCGAAGAGGATCTGCAGAAGGACCTCAGCATGTCCTGTGACTCCGACTCAGACAG CTCAGAGTGTAGAGATCCAGAGCCTGGGATTAAAGATTTGGCAATAAACAACGCAGGAAGCACAGCTTCGCTTGATCTCATGGGAACCAGCCAGGAGGAAACACTCAGCTGCTCATTTGGTTCTACCTGA
- the snx10b gene encoding sorting nexin-10B isoform X1, whose translation MDNAVSQQVISVWVRDPRIRKNDFWHAYIDYEICLHTDSVCFTKKISSVRRRYSEFVWLRQKLQENSLLMVQLPDLPPKNPFFSLNNAQQITERMKGLQKFLEQILQNPLLLSDSCLHLFLQSQLSVSKMQACAAGRTCYSVAQAVQRCGLRRFHSEEDLQKDLSMSCDSDSDSSECRDPEPGIKDLAINNAGSTASLDLMGTSQEETLSCSFGST comes from the exons ATGGACAATGCTGTAAGTCAG CAGGTCATCAGTGTCTGGGTACGAGACCCGCGGATACGAAAGAATGACTTTTGGCATGCCTACATAGACTATGAAATTTGTTTACAT ACCGACAGTGTGTGCTTCACCAAGAAGATCTCAAGTGTGAGGAGGAGATACAGTGAGTTTGTATGGCTCAGACAGAAGCTACAAGAAAATTCATTGCTAAT GGTACAGCTACCAGATCTGCCTCCAAAGAACCCCTTCTTCAGCCTGAACAACGCCCAGCAGATCACTGAGCGGATGAAAGGCCTCCAGAAGTTTTTGGAACA GATCCTCCAGAACCCTCTGCTGTTGTCCGACAGTTGCCTGCATCTTTTCCTGCAGTCACAGCTCAGCGTGTCCAAAATGCAGGCCTGTGCTGCTGGGAGGACCTGTTACTCTGTTGCCCAGGCGGTCCAGCGCTGTGGCCTGAGGCGATTTCACTCCGAAGAGGATCTGCAGAAGGACCTCAGCATGTCCTGTGACTCCGACTCAGACAG CTCAGAGTGTAGAGATCCAGAGCCTGGGATTAAAGATTTGGCAATAAACAACGCAGGAAGCACAGCTTCGCTTGATCTCATGGGAACCAGCCAGGAGGAAACACTCAGCTGCTCATTTGGTTCTACCTGA
- the cbx3b gene encoding chromobox protein homolog 3b, whose product MRKKQTAKQRKTEETAVVQEFVVEKIIRRRIFNGRVEYFLKWKGFTDAENTWEPEDNLDCPELIEEFLRNAQFSEEIEEEGTAQELIPKEEMTEQETEISCMHSQQQVRTMQSDSGVLEPNDEHSDAPANLGTYLEPECIIGSTDRQGELMFLVKWKNSDDVALLPAREASARCPQMVIDFYEQKLTWHCGDEEQ is encoded by the exons ATGAGGAAGAAGCAGACTGCCAAGCAGAGGAAGACTGAGGAGACCGCAGTTGTCCAGGAGTTTGTGGTGGAAAAAATAATTCGCCGCAGAATTTTTAATGGAAGAGTGGAGTACTTCCTGAAGTGGAAAGGCTTCACTGA TGCAGAAAACACATGGGAACCCGAGGACAATCTGGACTGTCCTGAACTCATCGAAGAGTTCCTGAGAAACGCCCAGTTCTCAGAGGAGATTGAGGAAGAGGGCACAGCACAAGAGTTAATTCCCAAAGAAGAAATGACAGAGCAAGAGACGGAAATT TCCTGTATGCACTCTCAGCAGCAAGTTCGCACCATGCAGAGCGACAGCGGCGTCCTCGAGCCAAATGATGAGCATTCGGACGCCCCCGCTAACCTCGGCACTTACCTCGAGCCTGAATGCATCATCggatccacagacagacagggagagctCATGTTCCTAGTCAAATG GAAGAACTCCGACGATGTGGCCCTCCTGCCGGCGCGTGAAGCCAGCGCCAGGTGTCCCCAGATGGTCATCGACTTCTACGAGCAGAAGCTGACATGGCACTGCGGGGACGAGGAGcagtga